Genomic window (Streptococcus porcinus):
GAAGCATGGGTCACGTCCCAGATAGCCCCTAGTCGCCGTCTGGCTTGGCTAGTAGAGTGGGAGATGGGTGTGATTAGTTCTAGTTGTTCTTCACTAAAGTCAGTTTGAATGTAAGGGTGAAAGCTGCGTGACCCTAAACAAGCTGGGTGGTCAGTTGGGGCAATCTGGCCCGACTCAGTGATGCGCAAGCCCTCTCTTTCTAGGCCAAAAGTTGCTTCTAAAATATTAGTATTATGGGGTAATTGTTGTAACAGCTGATTGAGCATCCTATCTCTACTTTCTCTTGGTTTCTTCTTGTTCCAGTTTACAATTTTAGGGCCTGAAATACAATTTTTTGACACCTAAATAGCAAAAAACCAAAGCTTGGTAAAGACTTTGGTTTTGGCTGATATGACGAGGGCTTAGTGGGCTTATTTTTCCACTTGCTCCTGACTGGCACGACCTTGGTTGAGAAGGGCATTAATGATGCCTTCATCTCTTAGTTTAGCAGAGTCATTGATGGTTTCAGCAGACGTGATGATTGTTGCTTCTAGTTGGGCCCGTTTTTGGCGACCTGCATCAATGGCTTCAATGATGCCCTTGTTTTGTTGGACTAAACTTTCGGCTAAGGCTGTCACTGACTGGATAGAGAGTGTAGGGTCCTGAGCAGACCTTTCTAGGGCCGGAATGGCTTCTTTACTGGTTTCGGCCAGCATCTGAAGGGCAGCGTTGTTAGCATTAACGATGGCGTCAGCGGTAATCCCTGACTTGACAGACTGTTGGAGAATCCCTAGCTGGGCTATGGATAGCTTCATGGTTGGAATGGTGTTTCGGCGGAGCATGCCCAATTTTTGGCGCATGTCAGAGGAGACCTTTACAAGGTTTCGCATCTGCGGTGTTGTGGCCCAGGCCACATAGAGACGGCTGACATACTCGGTATGTTGTTGTTCTAGGGTGTTGATGACTTCGGTTGTTCTGGCTAGGAGGTCGCTTGTGTGTTGATAGTCAGGCGTTGCTGCGTCGAGGTTTGCTAATTCTGCCTGCAGAGCCTGAGCGCGCTTTGTGGCTTCTTTTTGGCTAGCTTCGACAAAGGAGATGACTCCGACCAGATTTTCGATGGACTTGGTATTATCCTCGATCAACAACTCGGCTGAGACGATATTGCGAGCTAGGGTGTCTTCTTGTTTGACGACGGCGGCAGCCATGCCATCCATTTTTTGTTCGATATTTTGGGCGTCAAAGTAGAAATCTTGTAGGGTGTTTTTGCTTTGTCTAAAGAGTTTTTGCAGCATGTTTGGTTTCTTTTCCAGATCTGCTGGACCGACTTCTTTATATTTTTTGACAAAGCCGTTGAGTTCTTGGTTGGTGTTTTTGAGTAGGTCATCAACTTGTGGGATTTGTAATTTTTTTTGTTCCCGCAAGATGTGATTGACGGTAGTGTTGACTTCTTCGACGGCCGTTTGGCCAAAGTCAAGTAGGGTATTTTG
Coding sequences:
- a CDS encoding toxic anion resistance protein, which codes for MSEFNFDIDAIADKAMTKNDKTTEILSDNSTQAGKTISFFEKLSPEQQTAILAKTPALVDSFMDNQNTLLDFGQTAVEEVNTTVNHILREQKKLQIPQVDDLLKNTNQELNGFVKKYKEVGPADLEKKPNMLQKLFRQSKNTLQDFYFDAQNIEQKMDGMAAAVVKQEDTLARNIVSAELLIEDNTKSIENLVGVISFVEASQKEATKRAQALQAELANLDAATPDYQHTSDLLARTTEVINTLEQQHTEYVSRLYVAWATTPQMRNLVKVSSDMRQKLGMLRRNTIPTMKLSIAQLGILQQSVKSGITADAIVNANNAALQMLAETSKEAIPALERSAQDPTLSIQSVTALAESLVQQNKGIIEAIDAGRQKRAQLEATIITSAETINDSAKLRDEGIINALLNQGRASQEQVEK